The DNA window GATCCGCATCCTGGATCTGCGCGCGAAGGCGGAGAAGGCGCTGGGCGACAAGTTCTCGATCAAGGGCTTCCACAACACTGTGCTGCAGACGGGCGATGTGCCGCTGTCGGTGCTGGAAAAGGTAGTGGACGAGTGGATCGCCACGCAGAAGGGCTGATAGCGGCTCGTCAATGGCGGATTACGGCCTTCGGCCTAATCCGCCCTACGTGTATCCGAGGTATGCATGGGTTTTGGCCGTCGGCCACTGAACTACGTTTCAATCTGGAGCCACGTAGGGCGGATTAGCGTAGCGTAATCCGCCATGCCAGCGCCGCCGATGGCTTAAGCAGCATTATTTCAGCAAGCCCGCCAGCTCGACCGCCGTCTTAACCTGCATCTTGTCGAAGATGTGCGCGCGGTGAACCTCCACCGTGCGCATGCTGATGCCCAGCTGGTCGGCCACCACCTTGTTCATTTTTCCGGCCAGGATCAGGTCCAGCACTTCGCGCTCGCGCACCGACAGCGTCGCCACGCGCGCGTGCACGGCCGCCATCTCGCCGGCCTTGCGCGAGCCGGCCAGGCCTTCCTGCACCCGGTCCATCAACTGGTTGTCGTTGAACGGCTTCTCGAAGAAATCGAAGGCGCCACGTTTTAGCGTGTCGACCGCCATCGGCACGTCGCCGTGACCCGTCAGGAAAATCACCGGCATGCGCTGCGTCAGCCCGCGCGCGGCCAGCTGGTCGAACACCGCCACGCCGTTCATGTCCGGCATGCGCACGTCGAGCAGCAGGCAGTCGCCGTCGGCGTCGAATTCGCCCATCTCCACTTGCTGCAGGAATTGCAGCGCGCCCTCGTAGGCGCGCGACGAGATCCCGCGCGAAGTGGCCAGCCAGGTCAGCGAGTCGCGTACGACCGCTTCGTCATCGACGATATGCAGCATTTTTTTATGTCTCCTGTTCCGTGGCCACCGTCACCGCCGGCAGCACGAACGTAAATATGGTTCCGCCTTGCGGATTGGGGCTGTAAGTGAGCGAACCGCCGTGGAATTCTATCGCAGTCCGGCAGATGTTCAATCCCATGCCCATCCCCTCGGCCTTGGTCGAGAAGAAGGGCGAGAACAAACGCTGCGCCACTTCGTCCGGAATGCCGTGCCCCTGGTCGATCACCGCCACGCTCACCTGCGCGGTGGTCGCATCATACTCCGCCACCACGTTGAGTATGCGCCGCTGCGGCGGAATGTGCTGCATCGCCTCGATGGCGTTGCGGGTCAGGTTCAGCAGCACCTGCTCGATCATCACGCGGTCGGCCAGCACCGCCGGCAGATCCTCGGGGATGTTGGTTTGATAGGAGACGTAGCTTTGGCGCGCCTGCAGCTCGATCAGCGCCTGGATGCCGTCGAGCAGCGACTGGATGCCCACGGACTGGCGCAGCGGCTCGCGCTTCTTGACGAATTCGTGCACGCTGCGGATGATCTGGCCGGCCCGCTGCGCCTGCGCGCTGGCCTGCTCCAGCGCGGGTTTCAGCAGTCCGGCGTCGACCGTGTCGCCCTTGTCCTGGGCGCGTCCCAGCACATTGAGCGCGCCGGTGGTGTAGCTGGAGATCGCGGCCAGCGGCTGGTTCAGTTCATGCGCCAGCATCGAGGCGATTTCGCCCATCGTCGCCAGGCGCGCGCTGGCTTGCAGCTTTTCCTCCTGCTGGCGGTTCAGTTCCTCCACGCGCTTGCGGTCGGAGATGTCGAGGATGGAGCCCATCCAGCCGGTCTGCTTGCCGTGGTTGTCCACCAGCGGCGCCTCGAACACCAGGACCGGCACGCGCTGGCCGTCCGGGCGCTGGAAGAAGGTCTCGAACTGCGGCGTGACCCTGCCCGCCAGGACGGAGGCGAAGCGGCTCTGGTATTCCTCCATCGCTTCCGGCGCCCAGTAGGGCATGGGCGGCAGGCGGCCGACGATGTCCTCGGCCGGATAGCCGACGATCTGGCAGAACGCCGGATTGACGTAGGTGATGCGGCCTTCCAGGTCGCGCGCGCGCAGGCCGGTCACCAGCGAGTTCTCCATCGCGGTGCGGAACGACATTTGCTGGCGCAGCGCGCCTTCGGCCGCCAGGCGCCGCGAGATGTGGCCCCACAGCGCCACCAGGCTCCATAACAATCCGAGCGAGAGCACGATGACCGAGCCGACCAGCAAATTGGGCAGCAGCTTGGGCGCGCTCTTGACGCTGTCCGTCACCAGCCGCACCGAGGCGCCGGGCAGGTCGAGCGCGCGCTTGTGGGTGTAGACGCCGTGGCCCGGACCGGCCGCCGCGCGCCGCGCCAGCACCTTGTCGTCGCGGTCGACCAGGGTGACCTGGTTGTCCTGCGCGAACCACCACGGCACCATCTCTTCGAGCAGGGCGCTGGTTTTATAGGTGGCGACCAGGTCGCCCAGGTAGTCGGCGCCGCTGAACAGCGGCACGT is part of the Oxalobacteraceae bacterium OTU3CAMAD1 genome and encodes:
- a CDS encoding response regulator: MLHIVDDEAVVRDSLTWLATSRGISSRAYEGALQFLQQVEMGEFDADGDCLLLDVRMPDMNGVAVFDQLAARGLTQRMPVIFLTGHGDVPMAVDTLKRGAFDFFEKPFNDNQLMDRVQEGLAGSRKAGEMAAVHARVATLSVREREVLDLILAGKMNKVVADQLGISMRTVEVHRAHIFDKMQVKTAVELAGLLK
- a CDS encoding PAS domain S-box protein, producing MTNPHSQPLPARRPSANSTLRWVLPIVLVLFFLAILIWLPWQARQMESNERQEQLIADTLWVEQTIRFQLGRDEESLAALAQEIGLGRLTPSQGHDRLSRVLKNGKELLRVVWLRPDGSLVATSDPQTTPIVLTAASRATMELTRKTRNAMYTQPEVQAANPSAAPSEVLMDYHVPLFSGADYLGDLVATYKTSALLEEMVPWWFAQDNQVTLVDRDDKVLARRAAAGPGHGVYTHKRALDLPGASVRLVTDSVKSAPKLLPNLLVGSVIVLSLGLLWSLVALWGHISRRLAAEGALRQQMSFRTAMENSLVTGLRARDLEGRITYVNPAFCQIVGYPAEDIVGRLPPMPYWAPEAMEEYQSRFASVLAGRVTPQFETFFQRPDGQRVPVLVFEAPLVDNHGKQTGWMGSILDISDRKRVEELNRQQEEKLQASARLATMGEIASMLAHELNQPLAAISSYTTGALNVLGRAQDKGDTVDAGLLKPALEQASAQAQRAGQIIRSVHEFVKKREPLRQSVGIQSLLDGIQALIELQARQSYVSYQTNIPEDLPAVLADRVMIEQVLLNLTRNAIEAMQHIPPQRRILNVVAEYDATTAQVSVAVIDQGHGIPDEVAQRLFSPFFSTKAEGMGMGLNICRTAIEFHGGSLTYSPNPQGGTIFTFVLPAVTVATEQET